The DNA segment TGGAGTAGGTCAGTGGGATCAGAATCAATGTTAGAAACGCAGGGATAGCTACGAGTGGGTCTGTCCAGCGGACCTCGGTTACGGTAACCAGCATCATGGACCCGACAAGGATGAGTGCGGGAGCAGTGGCTGCGCCGGGGACGATTCCGACGAAGGGCGCGGCTACCAGCGCCACGAGAAACAGCAGTCCGGTCACGATTGCGGTTATGCCGCTTCGGCCACCGGCGGCTACGCCTGCCGTGGATTCAACGTAGCTTGTCACGGTCGAGGTGCCCGTCAGCGATCCGAATACCGTTGCGGTTGCGTCGGTAAACAGGATGCGGTTCAGGCGAGGGATGGAGTGATCCTGGGCTTGGAGTCCGGCCCGTTTGGTGACGGCTACGAGTGTTCCGAGGTTGTCGAAGAGGTCTACGAAGAGGAAGATGAAGACAATTTCCACTAACCCGACGTGCAGAGCACCGGGAATATCCAATTTGAAGGCCGTCGCTGTCAGGCTCTGGAGGCCGCCTGCTGCGGGAGTCCAATGCACGAGGCCCATTGCCCATGCCACTGCCGTCACGGTCAGAATGCCGATGAGGATTGAGCCTTTAACCTTCCAGATCTCAAGCGTCACCATGATGGCGAGACCGAGAAGGGCGAGTGCGGTCATGGGGTCTTTGATGTTTCCAAGACGCACCAGGGTCGCCGGGTCGCCTACTACCAATCCGGCCTTGGTCAGTCCGATAAAGGCGATAAACAGACCGATTCCGCAAGCTACGGCGGCATAGAGCTCCTGTGGAATTGCTTTCAGAATCAACTGTCGTATGCCGAACAGGGTGAGCAGGAGAAAGACGATTCCAGAAAGAAAAACCGCGCCCAGCGCTGTCGGCCAGGGAATGTGCATTCGCAGGCAAACGGTGTAGGTGAAGTAGGCATTGAGGCCCATTCCGGGCGCCAGGGCGATTGGATAGCGCGCGACGATGCCCATCAGGATCGATCCGAACGCGGCGGAGAGGCAGGTTGCGGCGGTCACGGCGGAGAGGGCCATCCCGGTTTTTTCGAGGATGGAGGGATTCACCACCACGATGTAGGCCATGGTCAAAAACGTGGTCACACCAGCGAGCACTTCCGTGCGCCAATTGGTGCCCAGACGAGAAAACTCAAAATAGCGTTCCAGCGGTTTGATCATGTATACAGCCCAGCAGACCACAACCCTGCCGGAACGCAAAGCATTTTTCCTGGCGAACAATTCCGGGGAGGTGTTTCAGGGGCGGGAGTGGAGGGCGCGGATTCGTCTGTTTTACGACAAACTCGCCCGATGAAAACAATGCAGGTTTATTACAACAAAATGTTCCGCGTGGAAGGGTTTGCGGCGTAGGGGCTTTCTATAAAACATGGTAAACAGGCGATGAATGCATAACTCGGGCTTTCATTGCTGACAAGCATTGCCGGATGATTTTCCAGCTAACTCCTGTGCTTAGTCCTTGCTTTTAGTTAGGGGCTGAGATTAACTTGATGCAGAGAAATCAAGCTACAGGATTCAGACGCCGTTATTCTTTTTCCCAAAAGAACGATCTGCACTGATACAGCAGTGGTTGGTCGTCCAGGAGTAGAAATGCGCACACGTGTTTGCCTTTTGACAGGATTTATTCTGTCGTTTGTCCTTTTTCCGGCCTTGGCTTTTGGTCAGTTTCAACAACCCACCCAGGAAGAGCTGAAGATGACTTCGGACCCCAAGGCTCCGGGGGCTGCGGCGGAGTATCTGTATCGCGAAGAGAAGGTTGACGACAACCTTCACTTCCACAGCTTTTACACGCGGATCAAAATCTTTACGGAGAAGGGCAAGGATCTGGCTACGGTCGGCGTGCCCTATCCCAAGGGCAAGTTTTCCGTATCGGATGTGAAGGCGCGGACCATTCATGCGGATGGTACTGTGGTTCCGCTGGACGTAAAGCCATCCGATCTAGTGGAGCAAAAGGGAAGCGGATATCAGATCAATAAAATGGTCTTCACTTTGCCGAGCGTGGAGCCGGGCAGCATTCTGGAGTATCGCTGGGAGCTTCGTTATGACGACCAGGTGCTCTCCACTCCGGACTGGGATGTGCAAACGAGATATTACGTGCGCAAGGCGCATTACTCGTTTGTTCCTTTCAGGATGATGAACCGGGTTGTAAATGCACGCGGAGAGTCATCCAACAAGCTGCTTTATACCTCGCTGCTGCCGAAGGAAAGCAAGATTATCAGGGACGCAGCAGGCAATTATGAGCTGGATGTAGCGGATATTCCTGCGACGCCGGATGAGGAATATATGCCGCCCATCGAATCCGTGGAATACCAGGTGCATTTTTACTACTCGCCGTATCTTTCCAAGGACGAGTTCTGGAAGGACGAAGGCAATCGCTGGTCGAAAGAGATGGATCACTTTGCAAACGAGACCAAGACGCTGCGCGATGCGGTTAACGAGTTTGTGAGTCCTTCAGACACCGAAATCGTGAAGGCAGAAAAAATCTACGATCGCGTAATGAAGATCGAGAACACGGATTTTACGCGCCGCAAGTCTGCCGCGGAGCTGAAGCAGTTAGGCGTGAAGCAGGCCAAGCAGGCGGAGGATGTCTGGAACCAGAAGAGTGGCACTTCCGATGAGATTGCTCTTCTGTACCTGGCGATGGTGAGGTCTGCGGGATTGAAGGCTTATGCGCTGGAGTTATGTAGGCGCAATCGGGAGATCTTCAATCCATTCTTTCTATCCATGGGGCAGTTGGATGATGTGCTGGTGATTATCAATACGGACGGAAAAGATAAAGTGGTCGATCCGGGCCAGCGATTCGCAGCCTTTGGCGATCTGCGTTGGACGCATCAGCAGGCTGGAGGGCTTCGTCAGGATCCTGGAGGGGTGAAGTTCGTTCAAACGAGTGGGAACTCATACAAAGAGGCTTCTACTGTTCGGATTGCCGATCTGAATATCGCTGCAGATGGCAAGGTTGACGGCATGGTTCGAATCATGATGAAGGGACCAGCGGCGCTTCACTGGAGACAGGCGGCTTTGTCCAAAGGAGAGGATGAGATCAAAAAGGAGTTCGATGAGCAGATGAAAACCATGGTTCCGGATGGGGTTCAAGCTGAGTTCGATCATTTCCTTGGACTGGAAGACCCTAAGAGCACTTTGATGGGAGTCTTGAAGATCTCGGGCAACCTTGGCACTGCGACGGGTAAGCGGGTCTTTTTACCTGGAGTGTTCTTTGAGTCGCATGTCAAGCACCCCTTTGTTGCGGAGGAGCAGCGCCAGATCTCAGTGGACATGCATTACGCCGAAACGGTGCGTGACGAAGTTACGTATCACGTCCCGGATACGTTCGCGGTGGAAAGTGCGCCTCCGGATACTTCGATTCCTTATACCGGCCATGCGATGATGGCGCTGAAATCTGTTGTCGACAAGAACAACATCGTTATCGCGCGTACGTTTATTCTGGGGTCCGCGTTGATGGATCCAAGAGATTATTCCGATCTGCGCAATTTTTACCAGAAGGTTGCGACGGCGGATCAGCAGCAACTGGTGCTCAAGGTTGCGGCCGTGAACAAGGGCGAATAGGGGTTGTTTCGATAGGACCGTGTGGACAGGTTTGCGGTGTTGTTGCGCGGTCGAGTGAGGATGGTAAGGATTTTGATATCGAGCCGGTTTGTGGTGGTGCTGCTGGGGTCCGCATTGTTGGCGGGCCTGGGCAGCGCGCCTGTTTTTGGAAAAGAGAAGTTGCCTGTGCCGCAGTGGGGAGTCGATGCTGCGAAGACGCCGATTCCAGGTTATGTAAAGGATGCGGATGCGGTCATTCTATTTGATGAATACGTGGAGACGATTGACGCGCAGGGGCGGGCTGTCGAGCGCGAACGGGAGGCTATTCGCATACTGAAACCACAGGGGCGCAACAATACCTGTGAGGTTTCATACGACGTGGATGAGAAGGTGAACTATTTCCGCGCGTGGACGATTGCGGCAGATGAAAAGCGCTACCAGGCCCAGGATACGGACTTCGTGGACGAGGGAGATACGGGTGTTCCGGTCATGCTCTCGACACGCAAGTATCGTGTTGCGCATCCGCCTGCGGCAGATGTAGGCGCGGTGGAGATATGTGAGTCAGAGGAGCTGATGGAGCCATATCTTCAGGAGAAGACCTGGAGTATTCAGAATGGCGTTCCAGTGGTGTTTCAGGCGCTGGAGGTCGACCTGCCGCAGGGCCGTGCGCATACGGAGGCCTGGCATAGCTTCAAGGGAGTAACTCCAGTGGAGGTTGCGCCGAATCATTGGCGCTGGGAGGTGAAAGATATGCCTGCGCTGGTGCTACGGAATATTCCTTCGCCCCCGGTGTGGGCGGCGCTGGCGGCGCGCATGTCGGTTCAGTGGGGTGACGCTGCGGTGGTTGGCAAGGACAACCAATGGAAGGCAATTGGACAGTGGGTGACAACGCTGGAGGCGAATCGTCCTGACCCTTCGCCGGAGATCAGCGCAAAAGCGCAAGCGCTGGTTGCGGGTGCGCCGGATTTCTATACGAAGCTCAGCCGCATTACGGAGTCTATCCAGAAAGATATACGCTATTTTGTAGTGATGCGCGGCATTGGCGGGCTGCAGGCGAATCATGCTTCGGATATTTTTCGGAACAGGTACGGCGATTGCAAAGACAAGACGACGCTATTGATCTCGATGTTGCAGGTGGTTGGAATTCATGCGTTTTATGTGCCGGTAGACGACCGGCGCGGGGTGGTCGATCCGGATGAGCCGTCTTTGGTGGGGAACCATATGATCACGGCCATCGAGGTTCCGGCGGATGTGACGGACCCACGGCTGAAAGCAATTGTGAAGGGTAAGGACGGCAAGCAATATCTGATCTTCGATCCGACGAATGAGCGTACGCCGGTGGGGAATTTGCCATCGTATGAGCAAGGGAGTTACGGGATTCTCGCTGCGGGCGCATCAAGCCAGGTGATTGCGTTGCCGGTACTGGATCCAAAGGCGAATGGAGCTGAGCGCAATGGTGCGTTTGCGCTGGCGGTGGATGGGGCGATTTCCGGATCTGTCGATAACTCTTATATTGGACCGGCTGGCGGCGAGTGGCGTTATCGCCTGAAGGACAGCGATCTCAAGGAGCAACACGATCATCTTGAGCAGATGGTTGGACGAGAGATTCCGGGCGTAACTTTGGAGAGTTACAAGTTTGTTGAACCGGACGCACTGGATAAGCCGGTTGAGTTGCACTACAAGCTGACGGCACATGAGTATGCGCGTACGGTGGGTCCGCTGATGCTGATTCGGCCCCGCGTGATTGGGTCGGATACTTTGCCTTCGGACGAAAAACCGCGAACGGTGCCGATCAATCTGAACGCGACCGGGCATTGGCATGACAGCTACGACATCACTTTGCCTGATGGCTATGCGGTGGATGAGTTGCCTGATCCGGTGAATCTGGATCTGGACTTTGCGAGTTATCACTCTTCGTTTTCGACCAAGGGCAAGGTGTTGCACTATGAGCGCGACTATACGGTGCGCAAGGTGGAGCTGCCTGCTGCGAAAGAGGCGGAGTTTGCGCACCTGGAGGGTGTGATTGGTTCGGATGAGCGGGCTACTGCGGTTTTGAAGAGGCAGTGATTTTGAGAGCGGCTGGCTGGATGGGATTTGTCCGGCCTTCCTTTATATAAAGTGTGCGATTGAAGTGTGTCAGGGCTTGTGGGCGGGGATCAGGCAGTAGGCGACTATGGTTTCATTTGGTTCGCTGGCTGGCTGGTCTTCGCTGTTTGCGTTTTGGAGCAGG comes from the Acidicapsa ligni genome and includes:
- a CDS encoding transglutaminase-like domain-containing protein — encoded protein: MVRILISSRFVVVLLGSALLAGLGSAPVFGKEKLPVPQWGVDAAKTPIPGYVKDADAVILFDEYVETIDAQGRAVEREREAIRILKPQGRNNTCEVSYDVDEKVNYFRAWTIAADEKRYQAQDTDFVDEGDTGVPVMLSTRKYRVAHPPAADVGAVEICESEELMEPYLQEKTWSIQNGVPVVFQALEVDLPQGRAHTEAWHSFKGVTPVEVAPNHWRWEVKDMPALVLRNIPSPPVWAALAARMSVQWGDAAVVGKDNQWKAIGQWVTTLEANRPDPSPEISAKAQALVAGAPDFYTKLSRITESIQKDIRYFVVMRGIGGLQANHASDIFRNRYGDCKDKTTLLISMLQVVGIHAFYVPVDDRRGVVDPDEPSLVGNHMITAIEVPADVTDPRLKAIVKGKDGKQYLIFDPTNERTPVGNLPSYEQGSYGILAAGASSQVIALPVLDPKANGAERNGAFALAVDGAISGSVDNSYIGPAGGEWRYRLKDSDLKEQHDHLEQMVGREIPGVTLESYKFVEPDALDKPVELHYKLTAHEYARTVGPLMLIRPRVIGSDTLPSDEKPRTVPINLNATGHWHDSYDITLPDGYAVDELPDPVNLDLDFASYHSSFSTKGKVLHYERDYTVRKVELPAAKEAEFAHLEGVIGSDERATAVLKRQ
- a CDS encoding DUF3857 domain-containing protein; this translates as MRTRVCLLTGFILSFVLFPALAFGQFQQPTQEELKMTSDPKAPGAAAEYLYREEKVDDNLHFHSFYTRIKIFTEKGKDLATVGVPYPKGKFSVSDVKARTIHADGTVVPLDVKPSDLVEQKGSGYQINKMVFTLPSVEPGSILEYRWELRYDDQVLSTPDWDVQTRYYVRKAHYSFVPFRMMNRVVNARGESSNKLLYTSLLPKESKIIRDAAGNYELDVADIPATPDEEYMPPIESVEYQVHFYYSPYLSKDEFWKDEGNRWSKEMDHFANETKTLRDAVNEFVSPSDTEIVKAEKIYDRVMKIENTDFTRRKSAAELKQLGVKQAKQAEDVWNQKSGTSDEIALLYLAMVRSAGLKAYALELCRRNREIFNPFFLSMGQLDDVLVIINTDGKDKVVDPGQRFAAFGDLRWTHQQAGGLRQDPGGVKFVQTSGNSYKEASTVRIADLNIAADGKVDGMVRIMMKGPAALHWRQAALSKGEDEIKKEFDEQMKTMVPDGVQAEFDHFLGLEDPKSTLMGVLKISGNLGTATGKRVFLPGVFFESHVKHPFVAEEQRQISVDMHYAETVRDEVTYHVPDTFAVESAPPDTSIPYTGHAMMALKSVVDKNNIVIARTFILGSALMDPRDYSDLRNFYQKVATADQQQLVLKVAAVNKGE
- a CDS encoding NCS2 family permease, which gives rise to MRSGRVVVCWAVYMIKPLERYFEFSRLGTNWRTEVLAGVTTFLTMAYIVVVNPSILEKTGMALSAVTAATCLSAAFGSILMGIVARYPIALAPGMGLNAYFTYTVCLRMHIPWPTALGAVFLSGIVFLLLTLFGIRQLILKAIPQELYAAVACGIGLFIAFIGLTKAGLVVGDPATLVRLGNIKDPMTALALLGLAIMVTLEIWKVKGSILIGILTVTAVAWAMGLVHWTPAAGGLQSLTATAFKLDIPGALHVGLVEIVFIFLFVDLFDNLGTLVAVTKRAGLQAQDHSIPRLNRILFTDATATVFGSLTGTSTVTSYVESTAGVAAGGRSGITAIVTGLLFLVALVAAPFVGIVPGAATAPALILVGSMMLVTVTEVRWTDPLVAIPAFLTLILIPLTYSIANGLGFGMIAWAVLHLAAGKARPKDWLLYLLALLFLIRFIYLSAS